In Lactococcus protaetiae, the genomic window TGCTGCTTTAGCAGCTAAGCAAACGGACAGCGTAGCGCAGCGAAGATAGCGACTAGAGAAAATGGACAAATGTTCTACGAAACTCCCACTGAATAAGTCTTGACTTTATTTGAATAGTTTACCAAAATCAATGTCATCATCATCAATTTTGACTTGTGCTAATACTTTTTTTAGTGGTAAATTTTTCTTTTTTGTTTTTAGATAGGGCTGTAGTACTTGACGTTTAATAGTTTCTTGAAGAATTTTTTGAGGTTCATTCTGAGTTTTTGGATATTTTTTAAGTGACTTATTTGGGGATTTTGGTAACATAAAATTTTCTGATGGAAATGTTTCGTTGAGCTTGTTGATAATGGTCTCAATGCCAAAGTTACTGCTAATCCAAAAAGGTGTGCCAGTCATTTTGCAAGCTTCTTTGGCAAATCGGACAGAATGATGTGCAAC contains:
- a CDS encoding DUF2325 domain-containing protein, coding for MKTLLVIEEAKYWGDLQTLLSKVGVTFLGFDKKTPNRSEINQLVAKADFVIMRNRNVAHHSVRFAKEACKMTGTPFWISSNFGIETIINKLNETFPSENFMLPKSPNKSLKKYPKTQNEPQKILQETIKRQVLQPYLKTKKKNLPLKKVLAQVKIDDDDIDFGKLFK